The segment AGAGGATAAATTCATGGCGCTTTGACGGATGCTCAATCTATGTGACGCTGGAACCCTGCGTCATGTGCTCGGGGGCGCTCGTCCAGTGCCGTATGGGACGGATCGTCTTCGGCGCGAAGGACCCAAAGGCCGGCGGCTGCCGCTCGCTTTATGAGATACCCGGCGATCCGCGGATGTATCACCGCTGCGGCGTGACCGGCGGCGTGCTGGGCACGGAATGCGCGGAGATGCTGCAAAAGTTTTTCATTGAAAAAAGAAGGGCAAGGGCGGCAAAAAAATAGGCGCCGCCGCTACCGGCCGCCGAGATATTTCACGGCGAACTCCTCGCTGGGCAGCGGTCTGTCGATGAGATACCCCTGCACGTCGGGGCATCCGAGGGCGGCCAGTATCTCCGCCTGATCTTTACTTTCGACGCCCTCCGCGATACAGCCGATGTCAAGTTTGCCGCAGATATTCACGGTACTCTCCACGAGCGCCCGGCTGATCTCATTATCCGCGACCTCCGCCACTACGGCCTTGTCTATCTTTATCACGTCGAAGCGGAAGGCCTGCATCATATAGAGATTGGAATATTCGCTGCCAAAATCGTCAAGGGCGAGCCTGTATCCTGCGGCACGAAGAGCCGTGCAGGCCGCGGCGAAGTCGGGACGTGAAACATTCCCCACGCTCTCCGTAACCTCGATCTCCATATATTCCCGCAGATCCCCGAAACCGGCCCCAATCCTCTCCACCTCGTCAAGGATACCTGGGGCAAGCAGGGTCTTCTTTGAAAAGTTGACGGATAATGGGACAAGTTTCAGACCAGCAGCCCGGAAGTCACAAAGCAGACGGTAACTTCGCTCCATAATGTAAAGGTCAAGCGCCCCTATCAGTCCCGCATCTTCCAGCTGAGGGATAAAATCGTCGGGCGCAAGCAGCCCCTTACGAGGATCTTCATAACGCGCCAGCACCTCGGCGCCGGTTATCTCTTGACGCGTCAAATTCATCTTCGGCTGCAGATAGAGCTTTACAAAACCGTTTTTAATGCCGCGATTGAGCCAATCGTCAAGACAGGCCCTATGTTCGGCGCAGAAAGATCTTGTCTCCTCCTCCATCCGCAGCCTGCGCATGAGGCAGACAGACCTGCTATGGCCGCCTGAGTCTTCTATGAGACTTTTATACGATACCTCAGCACGCCACCGCTCGCCGCCGGCGGCTGAAAAGCTGCAGATCATGCGGTCACGCTCTCTGCCTTTGAACATCCCCTCGACAAACGCGGCAAGGGCTTCGTCGGTCTCCTCGCATGACCCGCCGCAGTACTGAAAAAAGAGCTTGGTAATATCACCGCCGCCGGGAATTTTAGCGCAGCAATGCTCTTTGGCGTCCCACAAATAGAGGGTCCTGCTGGGAAGATCAGCTATATAAAGAGTCGAAGCGGTCAGGTCCAGCATCCCAGACAGCATTTTATCTGTATTGTATAAACTCGTTCCATTAAACACAGCCGGTTTCCTCACCGTTTCTGTCATAAAAACATATTCCTTTCCCCGTCCGCGGCAATGAATGTCATTTCCCGCGGCTGCTTGCAGCAGCAACCATATATACGCTTCTCCATTATACAACATATAAGATGTTAATAAGACTCTAATTAATGATTATAGCGTTAACATTAATCTCGCACTCACCATAAAATTGACAGCAGGTGAGGTGAAAAAAATTGGACAGTGAATTTATCAGAAAACGAATCACCGAACTGAGAATAAAAAAAGGCGTCTCAGAATATAAGATGAGCCTTGATCTTGGGCACAGCAGAAGTTACATGCAGAGCATCGTGAGCGGGCGCAGCCTGCCCTCCATGGCGGAATTTTTATACATCTGCAAGTATCTTGACGTCACTCCAAGCGATTTTTTCAATGAGGAGATCGACCACCCCGCTCTTGTGAAGAGCGCCCGGGAGGGAATTTCAGGACTTTCGGAAAAAGATTTATCGCTTTTGCTCACTCTGATCGAAAGACTTCATTTTAAATGACCGAAAAGCGGCCCCTACCCTCTTCTACCCTTTTGACATCACCCCCGCAATAAGATATAATATCCCCCGTCGATATGACGATATAGTAACGGCGCACGCGGAGAGGTGTCTGAGCGGTCGAAGGAGCTCGCCTGGAAAGTGAGTGAAGGGGTCAAACTCTTCCATGGGTTCAAATCCCATCCTCTCCGCCATTATTATGTCCAAAGATTGTCGATGTGCCTTTTACGGGCACTCCAGTCCCATGCGGCGCGAGCCCGTGAACCTCGTCAGGTCCGGAAGGAAGCAGCGATAAGCGGAATCTCGCGGGTGCCATGGGGGAGCTGGAGTTCCCGTAAAGGGCACTTTTATTATCGGTTCTATTATCTTTCAGTCTGGACGGTGAGGTTATGAAAGAGGCTCCCGATTGTTTTCTTCCGCTCAAAGTCATGCCCGCCGAGGGCGACAAAATAATACTCTCTCCGGCATATTTCTTTCCCGCGAACATCATGTCGCGGGGGCTCTTCGCAGGCGTCAGCCTCGTCACAAAAACGATCGTCGTAGACGCCTCAAACGGCAGGGCCGTAATCTCCGACGCCGATATCCGGCCCTGCGCGGCGCCGGATTTTCCCTGCATTCCCCGCGAGCTGCCCGTTAAACTGAGCGAACACCAGGCCCTCTCCGCCGCCGAAATGATGGCGACGCCGGAGGAGGCGCGGGGCTGGCGGCGCGGCTTCAATTCCGTGAGGGTGTTCTTCCGCAACAGTGAGTTCAATTTTGTCTGGCATACATATATAATCCGCGGCTCCCTGCTAATCGACGCCTTTACAGGCGACGAAAGCGAAGCCGCGGATGTGATCGATATTTTACTTCGGTAGCCTGATTACGAAGGCCGTACCTCCGAGCTCGGACTCCCTAAGCTCAAGGGTGCCACCGTGGCGCTCAATTATCCTCCGTGAGATCGAGAGGCCGAGGCCGTAGCCGCCGCTTTTCTTCCTGCCACGCGCCCTGTGGCTGTCGCCGCGCCGGAAGCGTTCAAAGATCAGCTTCCGCTCATTTTCGGCGACCCCGGGGCCGTTGTCGTCGACCGTGAGCCGCCACATACCGCCCTCTTCACAGAGCGATACCTTAATGATGCCGGCGGGGCTGTCACTGAACTGGATATATTTCTGCGCGTTTTCCATAATATTCAGCAGCGCCCGGCGCATATCCTCGTAGACTCCCACCACATGTGCGCCGCCCGTAGGAGCCGTTATCTCGATCTCCGTCTCTTTGGACTGCGGCAGCACCGCGATCTCGTCCTTTACCTCTTCCGCGACTCCCACAAGGTCAACGTCGGCCACATCTTTGCGCATCGGATCGGCGTCAAGGCGCACCAGCAGCAAAAGGTCGTCGACAAGTCCGCTGATCCGCTCCTGCTGCCGCAGCAGGCTGTCTATCGTTTCGACATCCTCGGAGCGTTCGGGACCGTTCATCTGCGGAGAGCTCTTGAGCAGCTCCAGACCGGTGCGGATTATCGCAAGCGGGGTCTGGAACTCATGTCCCGCGTCGATGAAAAAGTCGCGCCGCACCTCTTCGAGCTTCGCCTTTTCTGTGAGATCCTGAAGGGCGATGAGTCTGCCGCGCGGCAGCCTCAGGGTCGTCGCCTCCACCTGCATCGCCATCGCGCCGCTGCGCATGATTGACAGCGTGCGCGTTGTGTCGGGCTCGTCCAGCATGAAGTAAAGCTCGTTGGAGGGCAGTATCAGCTCCACGGAGGAGCCGCGCGCGGGGAGCTCGCTCTGCCCGCAGATCGTCGAGGCCTCTTTGTTTATGTAGCGTATCTTCTTTTCATCGTCGATGAGAATGACGCCAATCGGCAGCGCGCCCACAAGCTGGGCGAGCTCCTCCTTGCGTTCCTGCGCCTCACGTATCGTCTTTTGCAGCGAGTCCTGCATGGAGTTCAGCGTATTGGAGAGCGCCTGTATCTCGTCGTCGTTGGTTATGGGAAAGCGCGCCTTCTCGCCCCTGGCTATCTGCGAGGCTGCCTGGCTCAGAGAATTGAGCGGCGTCAGGATCAGGCGCAGGACAAGGTATGTTCCGAGCCAGACCAATATCAGAATGAGTGTGAAGTATTTGATAAAGGGTATGGTGACGTTCTTTATGAGTCCCGATAGCTTCGCCACCGGGTAAGAGAGGCGCACCACATAGACCTCACCGGGGCTGCCCGGGGTGATGACCCTCTTCGCCATATATATCTGCCATTCACGCTGCGTCTTGCTGTAGCGCAGCTCCGACCCTTCGCCTCTCTCAAAGGCCCCTATCACCTCGCCGCGCGTGTAGTGGTTCTCCATCTGCGAGGCGTCGGCCTTCGTATCCGTCACCACCTCGCCGTTGAGGCCAACGACGGTGACGCGTCCGTCAGGATAGAGGGCGGTCCAGATGCCGGAGATATTCTTTATTCCCGCGACTCCCTTCTCCTCTCCTGAAACGGCCATAAGGTCCAGATAACGGGAGAGCATCGTGCGCGTATATTCGATGCTGTCGCTGCGCTCCGCGTGGTAAATTATTATCCAGGCCGCGAGGCCGATGACGGAGACCGCCAGCGTCATGAGGATGGCGATCTTTTTCTTCAGCGTCAGCTTACTGAAGCTCATTCCTGCCCCTCCTCCCAGACGAGCCGGTACCCGCGGCCGCGCAGCGTCTGCGCGGAGAGCATCGGCCTCCTGCCGTCGTCAAGCTTCTTGCGCAGACGCGAGAGGTGGACGTCCACCGTGCGAGTGTCACAGTTGGACATACCCCATATCCGCCGCAGCAGCTCTTCGCGCGAAACGGTGTGGCCCATGCGCCGCGCGAGCACCTCGAGTATCGAATACTCCGTCGGGCTCAGGTCGATCAGCGAACCGCGCAGCCAGGCCTCCTTCTCCACCGTATCCAGCTTGAAGGCGCCGTTTTCGATGATCTTGCGGATATCGGCCTGCTGCTGGGTGCGCCGCAGCAATACGCGGACGCGCACGAGCAGCTCGTCCAGCGGGAAGGGCTTGCGCATGTAGTCGTCGGCCCCGAGGTCGAGCCCCTGCACGACATCCTCGGCGGAGCTGCGCGCCGTAAGCATGAGGATAGGGATATGCTTCGTCTCCGTATCAGACTTCACACGCCGGCAAATCTCCCAGCCGTCCATCAGCGGCAGCATGAGGTCAAGTATCACAAGATCCGGCAGCTCTTCATATATCAGGGAGAGAGCGGAGTCGCCGTCAAAGGCGCAGACGGTCTTATACCCCTGCTGCCTCAGAGCGCGGCAGACAAATTCCGCGAGGCTCTCTTCGTCGTCTACGACCAGTATCTTCTGCGTCATCGTCCTATGCCATCTTCTTACGGCGGTAGCTGCTGGCCTTCACAGGCCGTCCCGTATACATGTAGGCCATGCGTTCGGCGACGTTCGTCGCGTGGTCCCCCGCGCGCTCGAGCGTCTTGGAGACGTTCATCAAATTGAAGGACTGCTCGATACGCTCCGGCTTTTCCATGATCAGCAGCAGCAGTTCGCGCATGATCTGTTTTTCCAGGTCGTCCACCTCGTCGTCCATCGGGAATACCCTGAGCGCCGCCTCGCCGTCATGGGTCTCTATCGCCGTCATCGAGAGCCGCAGCATCTCTTTAATGGTCTCCACCATGCGCGGTATGTCGATAAGCGGTTTGAGCTGCGGTAGTTTGCAGAGCGAGAGCGTCACCTTCGCGATATTCTCGCCGTAGTCGCCGATGCGCTCAAGGTCGACCGCTATGTGCATTATGCTGACGACGACGCGCAGATCCTCGCCAAGCGGCTGGTAGCGCGCCGCGAATTCCATACAGGCCGCGTCAAGCTTCTCTTCAAGATCGTCGATGACGTCGCCGTCGGCAATCACCTTCTGCGCCATCTCCGCGTCATTGTTTTTAAGCGCCCAGACCGCCCTTTCAATCGATTCGGCGGCCAGCCCGCTCATACGATATATCATGTTCTTCAGAAGAGAAAGGTCTTCCTCTATTCTTTTTCTTGTGTTTATCGCATCCATCACTGCAATCCCCCTGACCCTTTATTTATTAGCCGAAACGTCCCGAAATATAGTCTTCCGTACGCTTATCGTGCGGCGAGGTGAACATCTTCGCCGTCCTGTCGTATTCGATCAGGTCGCCGAGAAGGAAGAAGGCCGTATAGTCCGAGATTCGCGCCGCCTGCTGCATGTTGTGCGTAACGATAACGACTGTATAGTCCCGCTTGAGCTCACTGATAAGCTCCTCAACGCGCGCCGTCGACATCGGGTCTAGGGCGCTCGTCGGCTCGTCCATCAGCAGGATGTCGGGCTGAGTCGCTATGGCGCGCGCGATGCAGAGGCGCTGCTGCTGGCCGCCGGAAAGCCCCGTCCCGGAACTTTTCAGCTTGTCCTTAACCTCATCCCAGAGCGCCGCCCCCTGAAGGCTGTTCTCTACTATCTCGTCGAGACGTCCCTTGTCCTTCACACCGTTCAGACGCGGGCCGTAGGCGATATTGTCATATATCGACATCGGAAAGGGATTCGGTTTCTGGAAAACCATCCCCACCTTGCGCCGCAGCGCGATGACGTCCGTATCGTCCGCCAGAATATTTTCCCCGTCAAATTCAATTATACCCTCTACACGCGCCGACGATATAAAATCATTCATCCGGTTGAGGCAGCGTAGATAGCTGCTCTTGCCGCAGCCGGAGGGGCCGATAAAGGCCGTCACCATATTCTCTCCCATGTCGAAGGTGATGTTTTTCAGCACCTGCCTGTCGCCGTAGTAGAGGTCGACGCCGCGCGTGCGTATCTTGACCGACATCTGCTTCGCGTCGGCGGCCGCTTCAAACCTTTCGTTGTTCACCGATGTGTAATCCATCTATCTTCCGTTCCTTTCCGCGAGACGGGCGCGCGCTATCACTCCCACCGCGCTCGTTCCCATTACAAGTCCGATGAGCACCAGTATCGCCCCGTACTCTATCGGGGCCGCCGCCTCGGGGTCCGTCGCCGAGGTGGCGAGAACATATATGTGGTATGGCAGCGCCATAACCTGGCTGAAGACGCTTTTGGCAATCTCCGGCGCGAAGTATGCGGCGCCCGTGAACATTATCGGCGCCGTCTCGCCGGCGACGCGGCCTACCGCAAGAATGGTGCCCGTGATTATCGTCGAGGCCGCCGAGGGCAGCACGACCTTGATTATCGTCTGGTACTTCGTCGCGCCGAGCGCGTAGGAGGCGTCGCGGTAATCCTGAGGCACCGCGAGAAAGGCCTGTTCCGCCACCGTGACCACGAGCGGCAGAGAGAGGCATGCCAGCGTCAGCCCCGCTGAAAGCAGACAGGAGCCGAACTGCATAAAGACGACGAAGAGCGAGAGGCCGAAGAGACCGAAAATTACCGAAGGAACGCCCGCCAGCGAGCGGATCGATATCCTCATGAGTCTGACGATCCAGGTATCTTTAGCATACTCCGCGAAATAGAGCCCCGTCATGATGCCTACGGGAAGCACCACCCCCATTGAGACGAGCACCAGCTGCATCGTACCAACCAGCGGCGTCAGTATCCCGCCAGCCAGCATGCCGTCCTTGGGAGGCTCGGTGAGAAACTCCCATGAAAGGGTAGACGCGCCGTTCCTTATCAGGTAGACGGCGACCGCGCCGATAACCGCCACGAGCAGCAGCGCGAAGAGGCATAGGACGAGAGTCATCAGCCTGTCGTATATCTTGCGCATAAAAGTACGGTTCATCTCTTTGTACCTCTTTTTTCAATATAGAGTGAAGCCAGATTTATCATCAGCGTCATCACCAGAAGAATGAGCCCCGCGAAGAAGAGCGCGTAATAGTGGACGCTGCCCACCGGCGTCTCTCCCATCTCGGCGGCGATCGTCGAGGTGAGCGGCCGTACCGGCTCCGTAAACAGCGTGGGAATGATCGCCGCGCCGCCGGCGGCCATCAGCACGACCATCGTTTCGCCGAGGGCGCGCATCACGCCGAGGAGCACCGAGGCGATTATCCCGGGCAGCGCGCTGGGGAAGACCACCTTCTGTATCGTCTCCATCCTTGTCGCTCCGAGCGCGTAAGAGGCATCCCGAAGCTCAAGGGGGACCGTGGCGAGCGCCTCGTCAGAGAGTGAGGCGACCACCGGTATTATCAAAAATCCCAAAAGTATCGAAGCGTTGAGCAGGTTGAGCCCGCTCGCGATACCCAGCGTATCCTGCATCCAGGGCGCGATCAGCATCATGCCAATAAAGCCGAGGACTATCGAGGGCAGAAAGCCGAGTATCTCAAGCAGGACCTTGAAGAAGTTTCTCAGTTTGCGGGGAGCTATCTCCGCGGTAAAAACCGCGAGCGCGAGCGCCGCGGGTATTGCGATGATGCTGGAAAGAAGGGTGGCGGCGAGCGTTCCCGCTATAAGCGCCGCCATCCCCAGTGCTGGTGGTTCCTCAGTCGGATACCATTCTCTTGAAAAGAAAATCTCTTTAAGTGAAGCCGTTTTGAGTACCGGCAGCCCATTCGCGATCAGGAAGCCGAGAATGAAAACCAGGACGATGATTCCCGTCACCGCCACGCAGAAGACCGTGCGTGACATTATCCTGTCTCCCCTTCCTCCGAAGGCCTGTTTCTTCGCCGGCCGTTCGGCCTTTGTCAATGCACTCATGGGCTGTCCGTCCTCTCCTGTTGACGATAGGTTATTTCTTAAGCTCGCGGAGTGATACGAACCCAGTGCTGTTTACGATCTTCTGTCCGGCGTCGCTCTGCATGTACATGATGAAGTCAAGCACCTCGCCCTTGGGCCAGCCGTTTGTGAACATGTAGAGGTAGCGTGAAAGGGGATATTTGCCGTTGCGCGCGGTGGCAGCCGTCGCGCTCACGCCGTCGACCTGGAGCCCCTTGACCGTCTTGTTGACGTAGCCCATTCCCTCATAGCCGATCGCGTTTTTGTTCTTGCTGACCGAAGAGAGCATCGCGCCGCTTGAAGAGGCGACCTGGGCCTTCGGCGTCACGCGGGTCTTTTCGCCCTTATCCATGATCATCTCCTGCCAGGTGCCGTAAGTGCCGGAGCTGGTGTCGCGTCCGACGACTACGATAGGGGCGTCGGCGCCGCCGACCTCTTTCCAGTTCGTCACCTTGCCGGAGTATATATCCTTAAGCTGTGCGTGTGAGAGTCCCTTGACGGGGTTATCTTTGTGGACGATGGGGACGATGCAGTCGAGCGCGACCGCGAAGGGTACGGGATAGATATTCTTATCCATGCAGCTCTTGATCTCCGAATCCTTTATGAAGCGCGAGGCGTTCGCGATCTGGGCGCTGCCGTCGGCAAGCGATTTGAAACCGTTGCCGGTACCGGTGCCGGAGACGGAGAACTTGACTCCCGCGTTTTCCTTCATAAACTGCTCGACCGCCGCCTGTCCGAAGGGCAGGACCGTCGTAGAACCGTCCATTACGATCGGGGCCGCCATCGCCATCGTCGCGGCGGAAAGAACCACAAGTGCTATAAACGCTGTTACTAACTTTCTCATCTGTATTCCTCCTAAGTTGTTGTACCTAGGAGTATAGACTTACGATGTTAACGATGTGTTGAGCAAATGTAACAGGAACGTAACGTAAAAGAAAGGGGGATTTTCCGCGCTGTCAGCGGGCCGAACGGCTTATGGCCTCCATAACGCCGCCCGCTATCGAGAGGGATTTATCCGATATCGTAAAGCAGTAATCCGCCGCGCCGCGCGGGTCGACGTCGCCGATCTTCATATCATACCGGCACTCCACGGAGGGATGAATAAGACCGCGGATCACGCCGGAAATATTCGCCCGGACCGGATGCCCAGATATCTCGCCAAGCGTCTCGCCCGCCTCGACGGGGTCGCCGATACCTTTGCGGGGAACCAGACGTCCCTCCGCCGGAGCGCGCAGCAGCCTCTCGATACCGTAGCCCATGATCACGCCGGGCCTCTTAGTGTCGGGAATCGCCGCGCCCTTCGTGATTACCCGTCCCAGGCTGTGGCCGCGCATCGTCTCAATAACGTAAAGGACGTCCTCCGGCGCGCTGAAACCTGGGCCGAGGGCGATCGTCACGGGGGCCATACCGCGCTCCGTCCCCGTGGCACGCTTCGCCATGATCGCGTCAATGAGAATCCGCGGGCGAAGGGCAGCTATAGAATCGCCGCGCGGGTCGACCAGAACGCCGACGACGGCCGGATCAAATTCGTCAAGCGAGGAGATGAGGCGGCATTCCATATCCTCGACGCGGCAGCGTCCCTCATAGACGGCCTCGCAGACGGAGACGGCGCGGCGCACGGCCAGCGGATGCTCCGTCTCAAGCACAAGCACCGGAACGCCGGCCACGCGGAGCCGGTATATAACGCCGGTGGCGAGATCGCCGCCGCCTCTTACTATGACAGGGGAATCCTTAAATATATCCATAACGCTTTATCTTCTAAACTTCACGATCGTCACGCCATAGCCGCCCTCGCCGGGGCCGCCGAGATTATGCTCCGCGATATAGGGAACGCGCTTGCATAGCTCCTGCACCTCGCGGCGCAGAATACCCTCGCCGCGTCCGTGTATCACGGTGACGGTGTCATAACCGGCGCAGTAAGCCTGATCAAGATACTGCTCCACCATCGGGAGCGCCTCGTCTATCGTCATGCCGCGCACCATTATCGACGACGGCACGCCGACTGGACGCGAAACCTTTATCTGCACCTGGGCCTGCGGGGCCCTGTCAGGAGACTTTCTCGTGATCACCTTCAGCTTCGTGAGCGGCACCTCGATCTCCGCGATGCCCGCCTGTATACGGGCCTTCTTGCCCTTCACCTCTATCACCGTGGCGCTCTTGCTGGTGCCGATCACCTGCACAGTATCTCCGGCCTTCAGTTCATGGCTCGTAGCCGCAACGGACTCGACGCTCGTCTTCTGCTCCTCGCGCTTTATCGCAGATCTCTCTATCTTCTGGAAATGGCTGCGCTTCTTTTCAAGCTCACGGCGCGCCTCGGACTCCGCCTGCGCGTTCTCCATATTCTTTATCAGTGCGCGCGCCGAATCCTCGGCGTTGCGCACGATTGAAAGCGCCTTCTTGTCGGCGTTGGCGATCAGCGCGTCGCGCTTCTCCTCGATCGCCTTTATCTTCGCTTCGTAATCCTTTTCAAGTGCGGCCAGCTTCTTCCGCGAGGCCTCAACGGCGTTTGCCTCGCGTTCCAGCGCGGCGCGCTTCTCGTGAAGCTCGCCGATAAGATCCTCCATCGATATCTCGCGCCCGTTGATCGCCCGCTCCGCCCTCTCGATGATCGAGCGGCGCATGCCGAGCTTGCCGGCGATCAGCAGCGCGTTGCTGCGTCCCGGTATGCCGATCAAAATCCTATAGGTCGGCGAAAGCGTCGCGCTGTCAAATTCGACGCTCGCCGTCTCAATATCCTCGGTCGTCAGGGCAAAACGCTTTATCGGATTATGGTGCGTCGTGGCAAGGACAAGAGCCTTTTCCTCACGCAGCCAGTCAAGCAGCGCGATGCCGAGCGCCGCCCCCTCCTCAGGGTCCGTCCCCGCACCAAGCTCGTCAAGCATGACGACGGAACGCGGCGTCACCCGGTCAAGTATCTCCGTCACATGGGTGACATGCGCGCTGAATGTCGAAAGGCTCTGCTCTATGCTCTGTTCGTCGCCGATATCGGTAAAAAGCTCGCCGATGTCGCCGAGCAGGGAACCCTCCCCCGCCGGTATCGGGAAGCCGAGCCAGCCGAAGTAAATACAGACGCCCGCGGTCTTGAGCGCGACCGTCTTGCCGCCCGTGTTGGGGCCGGTAATGACGAGGATACGAAAATCCCCGCCGCACCTTATCTCTATCGGCACCGACCTGTCGCCGAGCAGCGGATGGCGGGCGCGGACGAAAGAAAAGAGCGTGCGCGGATCAAGATCCGGCAGACGCCACTTATATATACGCGTCATCTCGGAAAGCGCGTAGAAGAGATCCACCGTCC is part of the Cloacibacillus sp. genome and harbors:
- a CDS encoding Smr/MutS family protein, which produces MFIEKAAYSSLEISKVMELVSRRCRSEIGALVARNIAPAFDMAELKRRQALYMDVERYRGYKGELPWINDIVSVAFMLEMAEENGLLSGEELVKIRLLLTLSGRMREALSAAREEYPNFGILLRDMRDFSEETRMLAVIDDDGHLYDYASEKLSALRQQMRGLKDTVRRRGHALLNDPAIAGMLQERVLTLRNGRYAFLVRQDALSQFPGSVIDRSGSGNSVYMEPRSLLSLNNEYSKLYGEEMLEETRIFREFTAKLINRKKGIIDTENVLGTVDLFYALSEMTRIYKWRLPDLDPRTLFSFVRARHPLLGDRSVPIEIRCGGDFRILVITGPNTGGKTVALKTAGVCIYFGWLGFPIPAGEGSLLGDIGELFTDIGDEQSIEQSLSTFSAHVTHVTEILDRVTPRSVVMLDELGAGTDPEEGAALGIALLDWLREEKALVLATTHHNPIKRFALTTEDIETASVEFDSATLSPTYRILIGIPGRSNALLIAGKLGMRRSIIERAERAINGREISMEDLIGELHEKRAALEREANAVEASRKKLAALEKDYEAKIKAIEEKRDALIANADKKALSIVRNAEDSARALIKNMENAQAESEARRELEKKRSHFQKIERSAIKREEQKTSVESVAATSHELKAGDTVQVIGTSKSATVIEVKGKKARIQAGIAEIEVPLTKLKVITRKSPDRAPQAQVQIKVSRPVGVPSSIMVRGMTIDEALPMVEQYLDQAYCAGYDTVTVIHGRGEGILRREVQELCKRVPYIAEHNLGGPGEGGYGVTIVKFRR